A genomic window from Acidobacteriota bacterium includes:
- a CDS encoding amino acid permease, whose protein sequence is MKTDYFRTKPLAQVLNEAGEDGEHTLRRVLGPVHLIALGIGAVIGAGIFVITGSAAAQYAGPAITLSFILAGLGCAFAGLCYAEFSTLIPVSGSAYTYGYATLGEIVAWIIGWDLILEYAFSAATVASGWGATLVSLLQDFGISIPPQLTESPGETLVQFQGRWELLSTVEPLIRAAGVSVDSLPHVTSLLNLPAFLVICVVTAILVVGVQESAALNTVMVVVKLCTVLIFIGVAGLFLAKNPELATTNWTPYIPENTGHFGEFGWSGIARGAGVIFFAYIGFDSVSTAAQEAKNPQRDMPIGILGSLVICTVLYIVVAGLLTGSISYSRLNVAAPVALAIDATGVRWGSFLVKVGSLAGLSTVILVTLMGQSRVFLSMSRDGLLPPWAAKIHPRFRTPWISSILVGLGVAIFAALIPIGTLGQLVAIGTLLAFSIVCAGVWILRIKQPNLHRPFKTPWVPFVPLMGIGISMLLMVSLPPDTWIRLAVWLAIGMAIYFGYGRNHSRVQSIQRNEAG, encoded by the coding sequence ATGAAAACTGACTACTTTCGAACCAAACCGCTGGCTCAAGTGCTCAATGAAGCTGGCGAAGACGGTGAACATACCCTGCGTCGGGTTCTTGGGCCGGTGCATTTGATTGCGCTGGGAATTGGAGCGGTCATCGGCGCCGGGATTTTTGTGATTACGGGTTCGGCGGCGGCCCAATATGCCGGGCCGGCGATTACCTTGTCGTTTATCCTGGCAGGGCTCGGATGTGCGTTCGCCGGGTTATGTTATGCCGAATTCAGCACCCTGATTCCGGTTTCAGGTTCAGCTTATACCTACGGGTATGCCACGCTGGGAGAAATCGTCGCCTGGATTATCGGCTGGGATTTGATCCTCGAATATGCCTTTAGCGCCGCTACTGTTGCTTCGGGGTGGGGTGCCACGTTGGTGAGTTTGCTCCAGGATTTTGGGATTTCAATTCCTCCGCAATTGACTGAATCACCTGGGGAAACGCTGGTTCAATTCCAGGGCCGCTGGGAGTTGCTTTCGACGGTCGAGCCACTCATCCGGGCAGCCGGTGTGTCAGTTGATTCCCTGCCGCATGTGACTTCGCTGTTGAATCTGCCGGCGTTTCTGGTGATTTGCGTTGTCACGGCCATTCTTGTGGTTGGGGTTCAGGAATCTGCAGCACTCAACACCGTGATGGTGGTGGTCAAACTATGTACAGTTCTGATTTTCATCGGTGTCGCAGGGCTCTTTCTGGCAAAAAATCCAGAACTGGCGACCACCAACTGGACGCCGTACATTCCTGAAAACACAGGGCATTTTGGTGAATTCGGCTGGTCGGGTATTGCGCGTGGCGCCGGGGTTATCTTCTTTGCCTACATTGGATTTGACAGCGTTTCAACCGCTGCCCAGGAGGCCAAAAACCCGCAACGTGATATGCCGATTGGCATTTTGGGTTCGCTGGTGATTTGTACGGTGCTCTACATTGTGGTGGCCGGGTTGCTCACGGGTTCAATTTCCTATTCACGGCTCAATGTCGCGGCACCAGTGGCTCTGGCGATTGACGCCACGGGTGTTCGCTGGGGAAGTTTTCTGGTCAAGGTCGGTTCACTGGCTGGACTCAGCACCGTGATTCTGGTCACGCTGATGGGCCAATCCCGCGTGTTCCTGTCAATGTCACGGGATGGCCTGCTTCCACCCTGGGCGGCCAAAATCCATCCCCGATTTCGCACCCCCTGGATTTCTTCGATTCTGGTCGGGCTGGGCGTTGCCATCTTTGCCGCGTTGATTCCAATTGGGACGCTCGGTCAACTGGTTGCCATCGGCACCTTGCTGGCGTTTTCCATCGTCTGTGCTGGTGTCTGGATTTTGCGCATCAAGCAGCCGAATTTACATCGTCCGTTCAAAACGCCCTGGGTGCCGTTTGTGCCATTGATGGGAATTGGAATTTCCATGCTGTTGATGGTCAGTCTTCCACCTGATACCTGGATTCGGCTGGCGGTGTGGCTTGCTATCGGCATGGCCATTTATTTCGGCTATGGCCGCAACCACAGCCGGGTCCAGTCAATTCAACGAAACGAAGCTGGTTAG